AATGGTGCATTGTCTTTGTTTTTACCATCTATTTATTTTGCTAAATTCTAGAAAGATTATTTAACTTTTCTGGTATCTATCATTTATTTGGGCATAATGAGCATCTACCGGTTTGTCTGTCGGATTGTCTATTTGCCTGAGTGCACAAAAGGACATGCCTAACTTAACTAGTGATAATGCTTGCTTAACGTTAAGAAGTTGCAGAGGTGCtttattttccttcttttttatCTGTCAGCCCTAGAGCTCAACTGATGCCATTTCCTTTTAGTATCCCCTGAAACCACATGTTCCTCTATTTTTCCTTTTCGTAATTGGAGCTTATGAGATTTTTAATACTATTCTTTCCAGCTGAGGACTGCTAGGGAAGCAGCAAAGTTTGGTGCTGTAGGAGGTCTAGTTGGAGCTGTCTCAACTGCAGGAGTTACTTGGAAGTACTCAAGGAGTCTTCATGGTATGTTAGGTTTTTGACAGTGCCCTCCTCCCTCTTCCATTCCTCGCCTCCCCAAGAAAAAGGGTACTCCTGTGCTTTTCCAATATATACCTCAAGGATACTACATCTGATAACACGAAGCTCCAAAAATAAGTTCCTATAGCAACGTCTACTCTTGCTTTATTAGCTGGTTTCCTATCGCTATGTCCATGCTCAGATGATTCAGACTCTTGGAAGATTTGACGTCCTTTATTGTTTATTtgcttatgtacatatatatatcagcAGATCTTAGATAGACTACTGTTTAATAGTTCATTCTTTAGGATTTAGAATGATGTATTTTGATCAAATTCCAATGACTGCTAACTCTGCTTGTTAAAGTCATATTTTCTGATAAAAGTGAAACCAAGCGGGGGAAAAGGGTTTTGGGGTGGTGGGGGGTTGAAGTAAGAAAACAAATGAAAATTTTAAGCAGTAGGTCCTAAGCTAGAAAAGAACAGTATGTTTGAAATGTTGGATATCCACTTGTTATCAGACATATCTACTGTATGCATCATTTCAGTACTTACGGCCTTTTATTATACTCCAAAAGTGACCTTAATGCTGTATCTCCTTGCAGAGTAGTGTATTTGTACACCTTAcatattcatttttatttttgataAGTAATCAAAGATTAGCTTGAAGTTTTTATTTCTCTTTCCATCTTTTCTCTAGCCAGTCATTTGCTGCTTATGGTTATATTGCTAAACTAAATATTAAGTGCTTCACTATTGCATGACCtcctcttttttcctttttcagcAGTCAATTGAATTATTCAGTTAAGTGGAAGTCCTTATAATGTTCCACCCTTGCATTTCTTGTATAGTCTGGCTCCCTAAACTTATACAATTAAGGTTTATACTAATACTTGTTTGGAATTCAAAACGTGATTCAACGGCTTCCCTATTAATCATGTACGAAAATATAGTCTTGTTTGCTTTAGGACCAACAATTTTGGCAGGAGCCTTGAACATTAAGGCGGTTGATTTGGTTGCTTAATGCCATTGCATTTTTTAGGCACTGCATTGTCTTTTGGAGCCGGAGCTGTCTTTGGCTGGACATTCGGACAGGTAGTTGCCAACCACTGGCTGCAGCTATACAGGATGGATACCATGGCTTCACAGGTTAAATTCATGGAATGGTGGCAGAACAAAGTTGAAGGACAATCTTAATTTTCTCTTCCTGTACAAGATTGAGGAAACACAAATTTGGTGATGCCAAACGAACATTTTCTTATCGGCAATAAAAATATGTGGTAGTGTTCAAGTTGTGTCTGGCGACTTGGAGTTTTGTACTCGGGTAGTTTTTGACTATGAGTGTGTTTCCCTACAGAATGGCTATGATGAAATGCAATTTCTGGCAGTTTACTCTAAAGATAAAAGGTGGAAATCACTGGTCCTTCAAATAAGTTTGTGGTTTGGCTGTGTTGAAAAATAGTTGACAGAGGAAATTGTTTATGGTGAAAAGTGGAATTGAGTTTTACTGATTGTATTGGTGTGGTGAGATATCTGGGGATCTGATTATGCCGATGTTTCTCTAAAAGATACTACTGATAAGATCAATGGTATTTCCAAAACACAAATCTGAAATAAGAATGTTAATATGGTGATCCTAGTGCTTGATCTAGTCGTAAGAGCACAACTTGTGATGTGTGGGTTAGACGCACGTCAAGAGTTCAAACCCTGTATAAACAAAAgcttggtatttaagtggagagagagagagaaaggcgGGTGCGCCACTAGCTCTTGGTATTTCTCgattattaaaataaaataaaataagaatgtTAATTGGAGGGTACAGGTTGGTTTTAAGGCACACTACTTCTGTGGGCTCATATATGAACAAATGCATAGCTAAAAATAGAATTTGAGGGAACTGTGGATTGATGATGAAACACTAAAGTCAGTTTATGAATGGAATTAACTAATGCAGTATTTACAGGCAAGAGCATTTGGTTAGAGGAACATTAATATGCTTCTAGTGTTGTATTAGGACCACTTAGGATGTAAATGAAGCATTTGATCGAACTATTCTATTATGGCTCAATGCAGTGCATTACAAGTGCAGGATCATTATGCTTATCTGCCAACTCCATCATCCTTTATTGAGTTCTAGGAAGTTGGAATTGAATGAGCATCTGGCATAGTAGGGGGAGGTTGGTACATGAAGTTCAAGTGCTGggtaaacaacaacaacaacatacccagtgcaaTTTCACAAGGGCCGAAAAACATCCATGGTTAATTTTTACAGCTTAAACCTCGGACCTATAGGTCACATGAAGATAACATGTTTCAGGAAAGGGTCGCACTCCAAGGGGGTGTCATGTAAGAAGCCTACCCTGATGTTAACATCAGTGGTCGATTCCATGACTGGAACCTATGATTTATATAGGTCACACAAGACGACAAGTTCGGAAAAAGGGTCACATCCCAAGAGGGTGTAATGTAAGCAACTTACCCTGACACAGTCATCAGTGGTTGATTCTAGAACTCGTGATAGCAGCATCTGAAGAAGGCCCGCATCCCACAGAATATAATGTAGGCAGCCTACCCCGACACAAGAATCAATGGTTAATTCCACAATTCTAACTCGAGACCTGTAAATCACACACATGAAACTTTTTGGAGTAGTATAGTAACTTGTTTATATTAGAGAAAAGAGCTCAATCTTCATTTTCTTTTCTCATCTTTTTCTAAAATTATCATTATATTGGAAACCAGAACAAGTCATTCAATACGACATGCAAATCAATTCCTATTATCTCTTCTGATTTTTTAATTCAAGTCATGCTTTCTTGTCTTGAAGACTAGAGCTAAGGCCTAAtctaagtaataataataataaataaatttaatcatTAAGTAGCACACGATGAGCACTGAGACAGTTTGGCCGAGTGGTCTAAGGCGCCAGATTTAGGCTCTGGTCCGAAAGGGCGTGGGTTCAAATCACATAGCTGTCATACTTTTGGTAGAATTTCAATAACAAGATGCTGAAACACTAGCAATTTTAGGTCTATTTCGTCCTGTTTTTAACATTTGATTTATCATGATTttacatttatggatcggtcaTCCGTGCATTTGAAAGTTGGCGTAGGATATGAACAAACACTACTAAAATCACAGTTTTTTCGACCTCAATTTTCGACCAAAAAATCGACCTCAACCCAGGGTCGTGAAAGCCTTGGTCGAAATTTTTAACGGTTAAATTTTCTCCAATTGAAAATGGATATGTAGTTAGAAAGGAGATAGGAGAATGCAACGGTATGATGACAAAAGGGGAAAAGCTAAACGAACTTAGCAATTTTTTAGATACTAGACACATATAGTATGTAATAGTAGTAGGGGTGTGTTCAGTTTGATTCTATATTATTTAACGATTTCATTATCTTATACAGATTCAAGAGTCAATGAGAATTATTTTACCAAACTATCAAATTCAAGTCCGGCCTCTCATAGTCAATCTAACTAGGAAGAAAATGTGAATCATTTAGAAGTACCATCGCATTCTTCTCAAGAGTTTGATTTAAGTTCTTTAAAGGCCGATCCTGGTGAAAGAACTCAAATGTTGGACTTTCATCCAAATCATCATAATGCTATTAAAAAAGCCGATCTTCAGAGACGTCCTTGTCAACCTCAATTAAAAGAATTTCCTCAAACATATATTTATGGAGATATGTGTCCTTTTAATCGTAAATGGTTTGATGAATTTCCTGACTGGTTAGAGTATAGTGTAAGTAAAGATGCAACCTATTGTTTGTATTGCTATTTGTTTAAGGGCAATAACAATCGTAAAGGTGGAAGTGAAGTATTTTCAAATATGAAGTTTAGAAATTGGCACAAAAAGGATAGTTTGAAAAAACATATTGGTGAGCTGACTAGCATCCATAATCATTCAAAAAGAAAATGTGAAGATCTAATGCGGCAACAACAATCTATTCATGCTTCATTTGATAAGCAGCTTAATCAAGATAAGCATGGATATCGGATCCATTTAGCAGCTTCAATTGGTGTAGTAAGACTTCTTGGGAAACAAGGATTGACATTTTGGGGTCATGATGAATCTAAAGCATCACTTAACATgggtaattttcttgaaattctttCATTTTATGCTCGAGTGATTCGTAGTTTTGTAATGAAAAATATTCCTCAAAATGATCAAATGACCTCTCCAATGATTCAAAAAGATGTGATTGCTTTGCAAGATTGAAACAATTAAGGGTATCATAAAGGAACTAAATGGTGACTAGCAAATGgcagttgatttacgatatgttGATAGAAGGGGTGATGGAGCGGCTTCTTGACATTGTTCATGTTAAAAATACTAGTGCTTTAGCTCTAAAACTTAATTAAATCTGTTGGAAAACTTAATTAACAACACAAGATTGCTAGTAAATCATTAGACAGTGATATGAATTCTTAAAAGAACAGTAAGGGCACTTACCTTATATCCGTTGTAAGAATCGATAGAATGAAGTCATGATCTTCTAAGTCTTGTTACTTTCTTGTGACACTTCTCTCAATGGGGCGGAGATGAAAAGAATTCGTAACAGACTTAAGGACCACAACCAGTATATGATAGCGACACACCTCTTCGGAAGAGACATAACTCTTTAAATGTAACCTTTTAGAAGAGGTGCAACTCTTCAGTTATGAACTCATTAATTATAACTGAAAAGTTAACTAGGTTTTTACTCATATAAAATCCAGACCTTATAATATAAGATTTATATATAGCCCATAAAAATAACACTTTATTAGATCAGAAAAATGGGCGTCTTTAGTTGATAGCAATCCATGTACAGTTATATTAAATATGTGAGTCCACTAAATAGAGAATTTCTAACAAAATCTGCTCATTCCATTCATTATTTGAATCCTCTTAACACAAGATTAGAGATTGACTCAATGATTAAGGGCGTTCAAAATTTACCTTGAACTTCCAATTTCAAATCCTAGACCTATATTTATGTTTTGAATtcccttagtgaaaatcctgaatccTCCACTGCTTGTAAATCACACAAAACTCATTCATCCAACATCCAATCATCAGCATCTCTTTCAGTTGAATCTGGAATGGAATGTCATAGGCTCTATGCTCGTTTGTAATCCAATCAGTTTTTTCTCCTTTTCTGTGATGAGATCTATTCCATTTGGTTGTAATTGGCATGCGCCAATTTACTTGGTTTGAATTCTTACTTGGAACCAAAGGCAAAATTTGTGGATTACAAATTTTGGgtcctttcctttttct
The sequence above is a segment of the Lycium barbarum isolate Lr01 chromosome 6, ASM1917538v2, whole genome shotgun sequence genome. Coding sequences within it:
- the LOC132600669 gene encoding succinate dehydrogenase subunit 6, mitochondrial-like isoform X1; this encodes MLRSSLLFTRFMDLLSSLLMIQFMDQVYAFISDPHSVKSSTSDMGWLRTAREAAKFGAVGGLVGAVSTAGVTWKYSRSLHGTALSFGAGAVFGWTFGQVVANHWLQLYRMDTMASQVKFMEWWQNKVEGQS
- the LOC132600669 gene encoding succinate dehydrogenase subunit 6, mitochondrial-like isoform X3, with amino-acid sequence MIQFMDQVYAFISDPHSVKSSTSDMGWLRTAREAAKFGAVGGLVGAVSTAGVTWKYSRSLHGTALSFGAGAVFGWTFGQVVANHWLQLYRMDTMASQVKFMEWWQNKVEGQS
- the LOC132600669 gene encoding succinate dehydrogenase subunit 6, mitochondrial-like isoform X2, translated to MDLLSSLLMIQFMDQVYAFISDPHSVKSSTSDMGWLRTAREAAKFGAVGGLVGAVSTAGVTWKYSRSLHGTALSFGAGAVFGWTFGQVVANHWLQLYRMDTMASQVKFMEWWQNKVEGQS